The Thiobacillus sp. genome contains the following window.
TTAACCCGATTCCCCAGCCCAGGGCTTGGCCCCGGCGCCTGCTTCTTCCCCGGCAGGCAATGGGGGAGGGGTGGCCGCCGCCATGTCCGCCGGAGCGGGTTGATAAGGGTCAATGCCCCAACGGGCGGCTTGGCCCAGGCTGGCGGCCTCATCGCCATCCATCTGCATCCACGGAGAGTCCCATGAGCCAACCCCAGCGCCAGGCCCAAGCCGTTTCCAACCCCTTCCATCCCGACAGCGGGGACCTGTACCTGCGCTGGCGGGACGCCAAGCTCCAGGACTATCCCCGGGACCTGGGGGACCTGGTGGTGGAGATCGACGATCCCCGCCGGCTTACGGACAGCGAACACGCCGCCCTGCTGGCGCGCTGCCGCAAGGCCAACATGGCCCTTTACGCGGGCAGGACCGGGGACGACCCGGACCCGGAGATTCCCCTTTCCCTGGGGCGGCGCTTCGGCCTGCAGGACCTGAACAAGAACTGGCTGGCGGACGAGACGGGCCTCACCTCCCTCACCGTGCGCACCGACGGCATCCGCCAGCAGTACATCCCCTACACCAACCGGGCCATCAACTGGCACACCGACGGCTACTACAACACCGCCGACAAGCAGATCCACGCCCTGAACCTGCACGTGGTGCAGCAGGCCGCCAGCGGCGGCGAGAACGGACTCATGGACCACGAGATGGCCTACCTGCTGCTGCGGGAGAAGAACCCGGACTACATCCGCGCCCTCATGGGCCCCGGGGTGATGACCATTCCCGCCCGCATCGACGAGGGGGGCAGGGAGGCCCGCCGGGAGGAACCGGGGCCCGTGTTCGGCATCACCCCCGCCGGCAATCTGCACATGCGCTACACCATCCGCGTCAACAACGTCCTCTGGTCCGACGACCCCCTCACCCGGGAGGCCCTGGACGCCCTGCGGGACCTGCTGGAGGGCGAGGCACCCTACAAGTACCGGGGCCGGCTGGAATCCGGCATGGGGCTGGTGAGCAACAACGTCCTCCACGACCGCGCCGCCTTCAGCGACGACGCCACCCACAAGCGCCACTACTACCGCGCCCGCTACTTCGACCGCCTGGCGGGTACCTGACCGGGCCGGGGCCGATGGGCCCCGGGCGGGGGCACTGGCCGGCCCAAGGGATAGGGAAGACGGTGTGGCTGCGGGAAGATTCCACCATCGATACCGTGAGGGCCTCCACCGCCCTACCGACCCTGTAACGCCGTTGGTGGTGGAAGGCCGGATGCTGGTCCCTGTGCCCCTGGCCCTGGCCCGGGCCAGGGGGGGGCGACGTGATGACCGCCGTGGACCTCAACACCGATCTGCTGGGTCGCTATTTCAAGGAGCCGCCGGAGCCCGAGCCGTTATCCGGGGAAGCGAGCGAGTGGATGCGCAATCCGCAGGGGAACCTGAGCACTATCAGGCCCAAACGGGTGGAAAGCCCCGCATGCCCTGGCGGGCTCAATAATCAAGCGCAACACCCTGTTAAGGTGCTGCGATGGGAAGCCATTACGAACAACTGAGTGCTGAAGAACGGGCGACGATGATGCTGATGCGCGGAGTGGGATGCAGCTTTGCGGGCCATGGCCCGCAAGCTGCATCGCGCGCCGTCGACGATCAGCCGGGAACTGACGCGCAATACGGGGGAATCGGGCGGCTACGATGCCCGGGCGGCGGGGATTCGGGCGCGAGGGCGGCGTTACAAGCCTCGCCGTGACCGCAAGCTGGCGCCGCATACGGTGCTGTTTGGCGTGGTCGAGCATTACCTCCGGGAAGGCTGGTCGCCCGAGCAGATCGCGGGCACACTCAAGCGGGTCTGGCCCCAGGACCGGGAGCACACCGTTTCCCACGAATCCATCTACAACGCCTTGTACGTGATGCCACGAGGGGAGCTGCGCGCCGAGCTGATCGCTTGCCTGCGCCAGGGCCGGAGCGGGCGCCGCTCCCGCGCGCGCGGCGAGGATCGCCGGGGGCAGATCCCTGATATGACCAGCCTGCGCGCCCGTCCCGACGAAATCGAGGATCGCTTGGTGCCCGGACACTGGGAAGGGGACCTCATCAAGGGAGCGGCCAACCGTTCTGCTGTGGGTACCTTGGTCGAGCGTACCAGCCGTATGGTCATGCTCGCACGCATGGAGGACAGCACCGCCCTGGCGGCCCTGGAGGGCTTCTCCGAGGCGCTCAACCGGGTGCATGAGCCGATGCGCAAGACCTTGACCTATGACCAAGGCAAGGAAATGAGCCGGCACAAGGAGCTGACCGAACGTACCGGTGTTAGGGTCTACTTCGCTGATCCTCACAGCCCTTGGCAGCGTGGGTCGAATGAAAACACCAATGGCCTGCTGCGCCAGTACCTGCCCAAGGGCACCGACTTGTCCGGATTCTCCCAGGATGACCTGGATGCCATCGCCTTCAAGCTCAATTCCAGGCCTCGCAAAATTCATGGCTTCCGTTCTCCCTTGGAGGTCTACGCCGAATTGCTCGTCAAGGCTCAATCCCTTGATTCCAATTCAATTTCTTCAACTGTTGCACTTGGAACTTGAAACCGCCATGCACGGCAGAGTGGAGTTGGAACGTAAGCCCGGAACCCTGGTACGGGGCAAATGGCCCAGTATTGGGGAGAGCCCCTGAGGGGTCCCCGCAATTTTCTTCTGAAGGCACGGACCTGCCCACGGGGTAGGATGGAGGCCAGCGCCTATACCCAGGGAAGCCTCCCATGCCCGCCAGCCGCCACCATTCCCCTGCCTCCGGGCGACCTTCCGGGAAGTCCCGCTCCAGGCCCCGCATCGGCCTGGCCCTGGGCAGTGGCTCGGCTCGGGGCTGGGCCCATGTGGGGGTCATACGCGCCCTGGAGGCGGCGGGCATCCGCCCTGACCTGGTGTGCGGCACCTCCATCGGCGCCCTGGTGGGGGCCGCCTGCGCGGCGGGGGAGCTGGACCGCTTCGAACACTGGCTGCTTGACCTGGGCATGGCGGACGTGCTGGCCTTCATGGACGTGCGCCTGAACGGCGGCCTGATCAAGGGCGATCGGCTCATGGAGTTCTTCCGCCGCAACTTCCTGGACCGCCCCATGGAGAAGCTGGACCTGCCCCTGGGGGTGGTGGCCACGGCCCTGCACACCGGCGAGGAGGTGTGGCTGCGGGAAGGCTCCACCATCGACGCCGTGCGGGCCTCCATCGCCCTGCCGGCCCTGTTCACGCCGGTTGTGGTGGAAGGCCGGATGCTGGTGGACGGCGGCCTGGTGAACCCGGTGCCCGTGTCCCTGGCCCGGGCCATGGGGGCCGACGTGGTGATCGCCGTGGACCTGAATACCGACCTGTTGGGCCGCCACCTGAGGGAGCCCCCGGAAAGGGGGGAGACCGACGAGGCGTCGGCCGGGGAGGTGAGCGAATGGATGCGCAAGCTCCAGGAAAACCTGAGCGCCCTCATGCCCGGGCGGGAAGAGAGGGAGGAGCGGGGACCCCGCCTGCCGTCCATGCTGGACGTGGTGGCCTCCAGCATCAACATCATGCAGGTGCGCATCAGCCGCAGCCGCATGGCCGGGGAGCCGCCGGACGCCATCGTGGCCCCCAAGCTGGCCCGCCTGGGCCTGCTGGACTTCCACAAGGCCCGGGAGGCCATGGAAGAGGGGAGGCGGGCCGTGGCCGCGGCGCTGCCCGGCATCAGGGAAGTGCTGGGGGATTGACGTGTTGCCTGGTGTGGGTCAGGCGAGACCGGACCGCGTTCCAATCAAAGTTTTTCGGCAGTCCCGCTGCTTCATTCAAACATCAGCTCATCAACGCGTATTCGAGTTTGGCGTGAACTGACTCAATTCCACCCGGGGTGCGGGCTCCCAACCCGGCTTGCGGTGTTCCGCCACCACGTTGGTAAAGATGCCGCCCCGCACGTAGAACTTGCTGGTGAGGCGCATGAAGCGGGGATCGGTGGCCCCCACCAGGTCGTCCAGGATGCGGTTGGTGACGTCCTCGTGGAAGTGGCCTTCCTCCCGGAAGGACCAGATGTAGAGCTTCAGGCTCTTCAGCTCCACGCAGCGCCGGTCCGGGATGTAGTCCAGGAACAGGGTGGCGAAGTCCGGCTGGCCGGTCTTGGGGCACAGGCAGGTGAACTCGGGAATCTCGATGTGGATGTGGTAGTCCCGGGCCGGCTGGGGGTTGTCGAAGGTTTCCAGGGCCTTGGTGGGTTGGCTGGGCATGAGGACGGCTTCCGAAGTTAAAATCGCGGGCGAATTATAAATCCCGGACATCCACCCCCTTGCGCCTCAAGCACATCCATATCGCCGGCTTCAAGTCCTTCGTGGACCCGGTGACCATCCCCGCCACCGCCCAGCTCACCGGCGTGGTGGGGCCCAACGGCTGCGGCAAGTCCAACGTCATCGACGCGGTGCGCTGGGTGCTGGGGGAATCCAAGGCCCGGGAACTGCGGGGTGCCAGCCTCCAGGACGTGATCTTCAACGGCTCCACGGGCCGCAAGCCCGCCAGCCGTGCCTCGGTGGAGTTGTTATTTGATAACAGCGAGGGCAAGGCGGCAGGGCAGTGGTCCCAGTACGCGGAAATTTCAGTGAAACGGGTGCTGACCCGCAGTGGCGATTCCAGTTATCACATCAACAACGTGCAGGTGCGCAAGAAGGACATGATGGACCTGTTCCTGGGCACCGGCCTGGGGGGCGACGCCTACGCCATCATCGAGCAGGGCATGATCTCCCGCATCATCGAGGCCAAGCCCGAGGAGTTGCGGGGCTTCCTGGAAGAGGCGGCGGGGGTGTCCAAGTACAAGGAACGCCGCAAGGAGACCGAGTCCCGCCTGCGGGACACCCGGGAGAACCTGGATCGGGTTTCCGACATCCGCGAGGAACTGGGCCGTCAGCTGGAAAAGCTGGCCGTGCAGGCCGAGGTGGCCCGGCGCTTCTTTGCCCTGGACAGTGACCGAAACCTCAAGACCCATTTCCTCTCCCTGGTGCGTCGCCGGGATGCCCAGGCCCGCCAGGCGGAGCTGGAACGCCAGATGGAGGCGGCCCGCAACGACATCGAGGCCAAGATCGCCGATCTGCGCCGCATCGAGTCCGACCTGGAAACCCATCGGCTGGCCCAGTTCGAGGCCACCGAGGCACTGAACCTGGCCCAGGCGAAGTTCTACGAGGCCAGCGCCGAGGTGGCCCGGGTGGAACAGGAACTGAAGCACCTGGGGGCCACCCGGGAGCGGCTGAACCAGGAGTTGCAGCTCAACGTCGCCCGCCAGGATGCGGCGAGGGCCGAACTGGAAGCCACCCGCACGGAGATCGGCCTGCGTCAGGAGGAGCATGCCCGGGGCGAGGAACAGGCGGAGATTCTCCATGAACGGGCGGTCATGACCGGCGAGGAAATGCCCGAGGTGGACGCTGCCTGGCGCGAGGCCCAGGCCGCCGTGGCCGCGGTGCAACAGGAGATGGGCCAGTTCGAGCAGGCCATCCAGTTGGAGGAGGCCAATCGCACCCATGCCGAGCGGGCCATCGACATGCTCAAGGCCCGGGAACTACGCCTCATGCAGGAGAAGGATGCCCTGGCCTCCCAGGACATGAGCCATGTGGAGCGCCAGCAGATGGAGCTGGAGGCCCTGGAGGAACGGGCGGAAAGCCTGAACGAATATCTCGAGAATGCCCGGGCCGAACTGCCGGACATGGAGGCAGCCCTGCGCCAGTCACGCCATGTGCTGGATGGGGCCCGGGGTGAACAGCATCGCCTGGAGGCCCAGTTGGCCGCCCTGCGCAAACTGCAGGACAGCGCCCATCAGGCCGAGGGGGAGGGTGCCTCCTGGCTTGTCCGGGAGGGCCTGGATCAGGTTTACCGGCTGTGGCAGGCGATCCGTGTGGAGGCAGGCTGGGAAACGGCGGTGGAAGCGGCCCTGGGGGAGGCCATGGCCGCCCTGGCCGCCGAGGCCCGGCCGGAGTGGCTGGAACAGCCGCCGGAGGCCCGGTTTGAACTGCTGCTTCCTTCTCCCTCCGGGATAAGGGCTGGGGATGAGGGAGCTGCCCATGGGATGGTACACGCCGCTCCCTCACCCCTGACCCCACCTCCGGGTGGTGAGGGGGATCTAAACCCCCTGGTGGAGCTGATCCACACCGACAACCCCCTGATCGCCCGCTTCCTGGCGGACCGCCTGGCCCTGGCCTTTGCCACGGACAGCCTGGAACATGCCCTGGCCCTGCGGGGCCGCCTGCCCGCCGGCGGCTTCATCGCCACCCGGGAAGGCCATCGGGTTGGGCGGGACAGCCTCATCTTCAACGCCCCCGAGAAAGGCCACCAGGGCCTCATCGCCCGGGTGCGGGAAATCCAGGACCTGGAAGCGCAGGTGGAACTGGGCCAGGCTCGGCTGGAGGAAGTGCAGGAAGACCTGGCCCGGACTGAGGAGGCCCTCCAGTCCGGCCGGCGTCAGGTGGATGCCCTCCAGGCCCAGATCAGCCAGACCCAGGCCCAGGCCGGACAGTTGCGCGCCCAAGTGGCCCGGGGCCAGGAAGCAGCCCGCCGCGTTAATGATCGTCGCGCCCA
Protein-coding sequences here:
- the queF gene encoding NADPH-dependent 7-cyano-7-deazaguanine reductase QueF, coding for MPSQPTKALETFDNPQPARDYHIHIEIPEFTCLCPKTGQPDFATLFLDYIPDRRCVELKSLKLYIWSFREEGHFHEDVTNRILDDLVGATDPRFMRLTSKFYVRGGIFTNVVAEHRKPGWEPAPRVELSQFTPNSNTR
- a CDS encoding patatin-like phospholipase family protein translates to MPASRHHSPASGRPSGKSRSRPRIGLALGSGSARGWAHVGVIRALEAAGIRPDLVCGTSIGALVGAACAAGELDRFEHWLLDLGMADVLAFMDVRLNGGLIKGDRLMEFFRRNFLDRPMEKLDLPLGVVATALHTGEEVWLREGSTIDAVRASIALPALFTPVVVEGRMLVDGGLVNPVPVSLARAMGADVVIAVDLNTDLLGRHLREPPERGETDEASAGEVSEWMRKLQENLSALMPGREEREERGPRLPSMLDVVASSINIMQVRISRSRMAGEPPDAIVAPKLARLGLLDFHKAREAMEEGRRAVAAALPGIREVLGD
- a CDS encoding TauD/TfdA family dioxygenase, with the translated sequence MSQPQRQAQAVSNPFHPDSGDLYLRWRDAKLQDYPRDLGDLVVEIDDPRRLTDSEHAALLARCRKANMALYAGRTGDDPDPEIPLSLGRRFGLQDLNKNWLADETGLTSLTVRTDGIRQQYIPYTNRAINWHTDGYYNTADKQIHALNLHVVQQAASGGENGLMDHEMAYLLLREKNPDYIRALMGPGVMTIPARIDEGGREARREEPGPVFGITPAGNLHMRYTIRVNNVLWSDDPLTREALDALRDLLEGEAPYKYRGRLESGMGLVSNNVLHDRAAFSDDATHKRHYYRARYFDRLAGT
- the smc gene encoding chromosome segregation protein SMC, with product MRLKHIHIAGFKSFVDPVTIPATAQLTGVVGPNGCGKSNVIDAVRWVLGESKARELRGASLQDVIFNGSTGRKPASRASVELLFDNSEGKAAGQWSQYAEISVKRVLTRSGDSSYHINNVQVRKKDMMDLFLGTGLGGDAYAIIEQGMISRIIEAKPEELRGFLEEAAGVSKYKERRKETESRLRDTRENLDRVSDIREELGRQLEKLAVQAEVARRFFALDSDRNLKTHFLSLVRRRDAQARQAELERQMEAARNDIEAKIADLRRIESDLETHRLAQFEATEALNLAQAKFYEASAEVARVEQELKHLGATRERLNQELQLNVARQDAARAELEATRTEIGLRQEEHARGEEQAEILHERAVMTGEEMPEVDAAWREAQAAVAAVQQEMGQFEQAIQLEEANRTHAERAIDMLKARELRLMQEKDALASQDMSHVERQQMELEALEERAESLNEYLENARAELPDMEAALRQSRHVLDGARGEQHRLEAQLAALRKLQDSAHQAEGEGASWLVREGLDQVYRLWQAIRVEAGWETAVEAALGEAMAALAAEARPEWLEQPPEARFELLLPSPSGIRAGDEGAAHGMVHAAPSPLTPPPGGEGDLNPLVELIHTDNPLIARFLADRLALAFATDSLEHALALRGRLPAGGFIATREGHRVGRDSLIFNAPEKGHQGLIARVREIQDLEAQVELGQARLEEVQEDLARTEEALQSGRRQVDALQAQISQTQAQAGQLRAQVARGQEAARRVNDRRAQVEQDLNEIYEHMAQEEEAWNDAGDRQMVAQEAYDAARERLDEARQARQALDQKVQTVREAQRRAEREAQEAAFQVRALASRLKELAERVARGDRTLGELAQEQARLEAELAQAQPSPVEDSLRFALAQRQEAESTLTVARDALEGANLNLRDLDTERLKAERALEPLKERAQAMELKLQEAQLNEARYSEELEGVDEAALKEEAEHAGIANRGDAWLKTELDRLEADITALGPVNMAALEELKAAEERKQYLDAQAEDLETAANTLEEAIRRIDAETRARLKDTFDRVSREFQSLFMELFGGGHAELILTGDEILDAGLTVLAQPPGKKNSSIQLLSGGEKALTALSLVFAFFRLNPAPFCLLDEVDAPLDDSNTERYCAMVKKMSAETQFMFITHNRITMELAEHLVGVTMPEPGVSRPVAVDVDDAVRLAA